CAGTCCAACAATTTTTAATAATTCTGCAACTCGCTGATCACGTTCATCGGCATCTTTAACTAATCCGTGAATATCAAGTCCTTCTGCAATAATATCCTTAACTTTCATACGCGGATCAAGTGAAGCATATGGGTCTTGGAAAATCATTTGCACATTTTGCCGAAAATGCAACATTTCTTGACCACGGTTTTTGATCCTGCTAATATCTTGACCGTCATAAATAATTTTGCCAGAAGTCGGATTATATAAGCGAATAATACTACGACCAGTAGTACTCTTACCCGAGCCAGATTCACCTACTAAGCCAAAAGTCTCACCTTCGTAAATATCAAAGCTAACATCATCAACTGCACGTACCTCATTAGGTTTACCATGATTAAAATATTGTTTTAAATGCTGCACTTGTAAAATTTTTTTACGTTCATTCATTTGCGTAAGCCTCCTGAAGCAGTTTTAGTTAAGTGTTCATACTCTTTGGCACGCTCAATAATCGCCTTAGGTGGTTCAACTTTAGGTGCATCTGGATGCAGTAACCAAGTTGCTGCAAAATGGGTATCACTAACTTTAAAAAATGGTGGCTGCGCTTCCAGATCGATCTGCATTGCATACGGGTTACGCGGTGCAAATGCATCTCCTTTAGGTGGATCCAATAAGTCTGGTGGCGTTCCGGGAATAGAAGATAATTTACTACCTTTAATATCTAGCGTTGGCATTGAACTCAATAATCCCCAAGTATATGGATGTTTAGGTTGATAAAAAATTTCATCAACTGTACCAACCTCTACGATTTTTCCAGCATACATTACAGCTACTCGATCAGCAATTCCAGCCACTACTCCCAGATCGTGAGTGATAAAAATGATCGACGTTTCCAATCTCTTTTGTAAATCACGCATTAAATCAATAATCTGTGCCTGTACCGTGACGTCTAACGCCGTGGTCGGCTCATCAGCAATCAGAATTTCTGGATTATTGACAATTGCAATTGCGATCACAATTCTTTGCCGCTGCCCACCAGAAAATTGGTGGGGAAAATCTTTCATTCGCTTCTCGGCATCAGGAATCCCAACTAATTCTAAAACTTCTTGTGCACGTTTTAACGCTTTTTCCTTGGAAATCTTATTATGAATCATTAACGGTTCAGCTACTTGACGACCAATATTCATAGTTGGATCAAGCGAAGTCATTGGATCTTGAAAAATCATCGAAATATCGTTTCCGCGATGATCGTCCATTTCTCTGTCAGACTCTTTTAACAAATCCTTGCCCTTAAATAAAATTTCACCCTGTTCAATTACCGCATTTGCAGCCAGCAAGCCCATAATACTCCGAGTAGTTACCGATTTACCTGAACCAGATTCACCCACAATTGCTAGGGTTTCACCTTTTTTAAGAGTGAAACTAATATCGCGAATCGCTTGGACTGTTCCAGCAAAAGTTTTGAAATTAATTTTTAGATGATTAATTTCTAAGATATTATTTGACATTAAACTAACGCCTCCCTATTCAGATTTTGGATCAAATGCATCACGCAAACCATCAGCAAAGAGGTTAAACGCAATCATCAAGACACATAATACGATTGCCGGATACCACATCTGATAAGGTAAAAAGCGAAAGGCCTTTTGTCCATCAGATAATAACGTCCCTAAAGACGCGTTAGGTGCAGGAATCCCGA
This DNA window, taken from Lactobacillus sp. ESL0684, encodes the following:
- a CDS encoding ABC transporter ATP-binding protein — encoded protein: MSNNILEINHLKINFKTFAGTVQAIRDISFTLKKGETLAIVGESGSGKSVTTRSIMGLLAANAVIEQGEILFKGKDLLKESDREMDDHRGNDISMIFQDPMTSLDPTMNIGRQVAEPLMIHNKISKEKALKRAQEVLELVGIPDAEKRMKDFPHQFSGGQRQRIVIAIAIVNNPEILIADEPTTALDVTVQAQIIDLMRDLQKRLETSIIFITHDLGVVAGIADRVAVMYAGKIVEVGTVDEIFYQPKHPYTWGLLSSMPTLDIKGSKLSSIPGTPPDLLDPPKGDAFAPRNPYAMQIDLEAQPPFFKVSDTHFAATWLLHPDAPKVEPPKAIIERAKEYEHLTKTASGGLRK